The nucleotide sequence ACGGCTGGTGGGCGGCGACAAGTCCGAGGTGGAATCGCAGTCCGTGGAACGGCTTTCAGAACTGATGGATGAACTGTCGGGTCGCCGCGCCCTCTCCGACATCGCCATACTCGTACGCAGCCGCAAGCACGCCGATCCGGTCTGCGACATGCTTTTGCAAAAGAACATCCCGTTCATCACGGAATCCAGCCTGAGGTTGGACCGGCACCCGGTGATCCGGGAACTGGCCGCGCTTCTGGAGTATCTGGACGCTCCGCGCAACGATGCGGCGTTCGCCTCCTTCGTCACCGGGACATGGCTCTTCCTGCCAGAGTCCGGGCTCGACGCCGGGGACGTGTTCCGCCTCATGGCGGAGCGCGGCAAAGGCCCGCTCGCAGCACGATTCCGCAAGGAATTTCCGGACGCATGGGCCAACTGCGTGGCCCCGTTTCTCAATCGCGCCGGACTCATGACGCCCTACGACCTGACACAGGAGGCGGTGAGCGCGTTCCGGGTGCTGGAACGCCATCCCGATGCCGAGCTTTACGTTCGTCGTTTTCTTGAGGTCATTCATCTGGCCGAGGAACGCGGCTTCGGTTCGCTCACGGAATTTCTGGACTACTGGCGCGAAAACTCGGAGGAGGAAAAGGTTCCGCTTCCGGGCAACATCGAGGCGGTGCGCGTCATGACCATGCACAAATCCAAAGGACTGGAATTTCCTGTGGTCATCGTCCCCTTCCACGACTGGGACGCGGCCCCGCGCGGCGAGTTCACCGTGGTTTCCGAGGGCGGGATGCACCTTCTGACGCCGCTGCGCAAAGGCCTGGGCCGCCCCTACTGGCGGCAGACCGCCAAGAACTGCCGTGAGCAGCTCAATCTGCTCTATGTGGCATGGACCCGAGCCGCCGAGGAACTCTACGGCCTCTGGGTGGAGACCCCGCCCAAGGGCGGTCCGTATCCCGCTCTGGAGGTGGTGCGTCATGCCTTCGGCGACGGCGAGGCGGTCGTGGAACGCGGCGAACGTCCCGTACCGGAAACCGTCGGCGAGAAAGAGCCGGAAACACCGGGACAGGACATCGGCCCGAGAAACGAGCCACCCGAGATCGGTGCATGGCTGCCGAGGATGCGTGTCCACCGCCATACCCGCGACGAGTTCTTCTACAACGAGCGAACCCGCGGCGATCTGGCGCATCTGGCCTTCGAGCACTTGCGCATGACCGGGAATTCGGATGCTGACGCTGAGCGGGCAGTGCTTCTGGCCCTGCGCGGATTCCCCGCCATCGGGGGCGAACTGCGAGACCGCGCTCATGCGGAAGTCAAAGCCATGCTGCTGTGGGCCATGGAGACACCGGAACTGGCACAGCTGCTTCGCGAGGGTGAATGCGAGGTGGAAATCCTCGGAGATGATGGCGAATTCAAACGGCTCGACCTGCTGCACCAGACAGAAAACATGCTGACCGTACTCGACTTCAAGACCGGCCCGGAGCCGGACATCAAACATGAAAAGCAGGTGCGCGATTATCTCAGACTCTTCGACGCCATGCCGGAGGCCCCGCAGAATCGCCGGGGGCTGCTGGCCTATCTGGACCGCCGGGAACTGCGCGAAGTGAGGGAGCGGTAAATGGAACCCATACGCATCATCCCATGGACAGACCGTTTCGTCGAAGGCCTCGGCGCGGAACTGGCGACTCGGCCCGATCTGCACAGGCACACCGTGGTCTTCACCCACGATCGTCCACGTCGTTATCTGCGTGAATATTTCAAGCAGTGCCCTGACCTGCCGCGCCCCTGCCGAATGCCCGAAATCTCGCACATGGGATGCTTCGTACAGGGGATTCGCGACGAACTTTCCGGCCCCATGCGGCAGGCAAACCGGCTGGACCGCATCGAGTTGCTCTACCGCACCGTACACGACCTGCGACGCGAAGGGCGCGGGTTGCTCGGACAGCTGCCCGAGTTGGAGCGCGAACAGTTTTTGCCCTGGGGGGCGCGGCTTGCGGACCTCATGGAAGACCTGTTCCGTCAGGACGCCGACCCTGTGGACATCCGTCTGGCTGGTGGCGAAGTGGCCGACTACGCATCCGCCCTGCTTGAACAGCTGTCCGCCGTTCATGAAAGCTATCTTGACAAACTCGACCGGCTTGGCTGGACCACACCAGGATTGGACCTTCGCTTCGCCGCCGCCAATACCGACGCCGCGGCCGAACTGTTCCGGGACCGACGCATCGTGGCTGCCGGATTTTACGCCCTGTCGCGTTCCGAGGACATGCTGATGAAGTCCCTCTGGCAGCGCGGACTGCTTGAGGTCTGGTGGCATTCCGATCCCGAACTGGCCGAACATCGCAAGGGGCACTGGGCGGTCTTCGAGCATCGCGACTGGCAACGCCTCTGGCGCGCCCCGGTGGAAGTGTACGGCAACGCAACCGAACGAACCCCGGACCTGCGTTTCGTGGAAGGATTCGACCGCCACTCGCAGCTCAAGGCGCTCGGCGAAGAATTGCGGGCACACCCGGAACACGACGACACCGCCGTGGTGCTGCCCGATCCCGGCGCCCTCATGCCCGTACTGCATCATCTGCCCGAGGAGGACGTAAACATCTCCATGGGCTACCCGCTGGACCGCACGCCGTTGGCCCGGCTGCTGGACATCCTCATACGCCTTCAGGAAAACCGGGACGAAAACGGACTGTACCTCTGGAAGGATTGCGTGGCCCTGTTGCGACACCCCTTCATCCGGATGCTCGGCGGCGACGAATATCGCCGCACCCTGCACCTGCACGAGGGAGAATTGCGCTTGGGCCCGGCCCGCGTGGATCCCCGCCATTGGGAGCCGCCGTTCGGGGAAGCACCGTTGGACGACGTGCTTCCGCACGCAGTGGAGCCGGTGCGCCGGGAAATGCTCGGCACCTGCCTCTCCGGCTTCGCAACCGTGGAGACACTCGCCGCCCTCGCGGACGCACTGGAAGGCCTCGGCCGCCTGCTGCACGAACAAGGCAAGGACGTACTGAACGCCCACCTCATCGACGCGGAATGCCTGTACCGCCTGTTGCAGGGAACCGCCCCCGCGCTGCGTGACACGCTGGCCTCGCACGAGCCGTTCAAGCAGCCCGTGCTGTTCGCCATGCTGCGGCAGGAGCTTTCGGCAGAGCGTGTCTCCTTCGAACCGGAACCGCTGTCCGGAATGCAGGTGCTCGGCGTGCTGGAAACGCGCCTGCTGCATTTTCGCAAGCTCATCCTGTTGGACGCGGTGGAGGAACGCATCCCCGGCACCAACCCGCACGACCCGCTGCTTCCCGACACCCTGCGGCTTGAACTGGGACTCCCCGGGGTACGCCGCCGGGACTATGTGGCCGCCTACAACTTTCATCGGCTCATCAAGGGCGCGGACGAGGCGGTCATCCTGTACCAATCCGGAGAGAATCCGGGGCTGCTCGACTCCAAGAGCATCCGGAGCCGCTTCGTGGAACAACTGCTCTGGGAGGAGGAGAAAAAACTCGGACACGTTGTGGAGGTCGGCAAGTCCGACCTGCTCAGGCCCGTGACCATGCGCTCCAGCGCCGTACCGACGGACGTGCCCGGAATACCCGTCACCGAGGAAATCCGCGCCGAACTGCTGAAACGATTGGAGAAGAAACCCCTCTCACCGTCCCGGCTGGACACCTACCTGCGTTGCCCGAAGCTGTTCTTCTTCGAATACATGGCGGGCATCCGCGAGGACAGCCGTCCCGAGGACGAACTCTCCAGCCACGTGGGCAACGCGATCCATGACACGCTGGAATCATTCCTGACACCACACCTCGGCCGTTCCGTGGATGTAAGCGGGCTCGGTGCGGACATTCTGACCAGCACGTTCGAGGAACAACTCGCCGAAAACTCGGTTTTCCGACATCTCCCCTTCGATGTCTTTGAAACGATTCGTCGCACCGGGCGCGAACGGCTGCTTTCCTTCCTGCACAGTCAAGGGACCGCCACACCGCTGGCACTTGAAAAGGGCTATGAGGGGAGCATCGAATTCGACGGCAGGAGCATTCCCTTTTTCGGCAAGCTCGACCGCGTTGACCGCAGGCAGGGCGGCATCGTCATCCTCGACTACAAGACCGGGACCATCAAGAAGCCCGCCGCCAAATTCTGGGAGGGCGAGCTCTGGGACCGCATGGCAAGCCACGATCCCGACGCCCCGGACCCATTGCTGCTGCCCGACCTGTACAAGTCACTCGGCAGTGTCCAGCTCCCGGCATATCTGCACATCTACAAGAATGACACGGGCGAGACGCCTTGGGATGCCGCGCTGGTGGAACTCAAGGACAAGGGCGAGGAAAAACCGTTGTTTCCCAAAAAATGGGAAGAGGCCGACCGCGCCGAAATCATCGACGACATGATTCCCCGCCTGCTCGGGTTCGCCCTCAGGCACATGACCGCGGCGCAAAGTTTCGAGGCGGTCACCGGACGCCACTGCGACTGGTGCGCCTTCCGCCGTTCCTGCGGCAGCTAGCCCCATAGGATTCGCCACCATGAAAAAACACGACGTCATCATCTGCGGTGCCGGAATCATCGGCCTGTGCATAGCGCGGGAACTGGTCGCTCGCGGATACCGGGACATTCTGGTCATGGACAAGGAATCCCATCCCGGAATGCACGCCTCCGGGCGAAACTCCGGAGTGTTGCACGCGGGCATCTACTATGATCCCGGTACGCTCAAGGCGCGCATGTGCCTTGAAGGCAACCGACTGATGCGCGAATATTGTCGCGAGAACTCCCTGCCGCTTTTCGAGTCCGGCAAGGTCATCGTGGCCCGCAACAGCTCGGAAGTCCACACGCTGTTCGAACTGGAACGGCGCGCCACGGCCAACGGCGGCAACGTGGAGATCATCGACGAACGACAACTCGAAGAATTGGAGCCTAACGCCCGCACCGCGGGGAAAGCCCTGCACTCCCCCCTCACCGCCGTGGTGGACCCGAAAAGCATCCTCAAGAGCCTCGTGCGCGACCTTGAACGTTCCGGCAAAGTCCGGTTCCAGTGGGGAAGCCGTTTCGTGAAAGCCGGACGCAATTTCATCACCACCGACACTGATGATCTGGCGTACGGCCTGTTCATCAACGCCGCCGGGGCCTACTCAGACAAGGTGGCCCACTCCTTCGGCGCGGGCATGGACTACCGGCTGATACCGTTCAAGGGCATCTACAAGACCCTTCGTCGCCCTGCCGCCGACCAGATACGGGGCAGTATCTACCCCGTGCCGAACATCAATAATCCGTTTCTGGGAGTGCATTTCACCCGCAACGTCCATGGCGAAGTCTACCTCGGCCCCACCGCCATTCCCGCATTCGGCCGCGAGAACTACGGCCTGCTGCGCGGCATCGACGCCGAAGCCCCGGCCATTCTGTGGCGCGACGCGCTCATGTTCCTCAACAACCGCAAATTTCGCAGCGTTGCACTGGAAGAACCCCGTAAGTATTTGTCATCCTGCTTCTTCAGCGATGCCTGCGACTTGGTAAAGGAGCTTAGGCCTGAGGACGTGAAAGACAGCCCCAAGGCGGGCATCCGTCCCCAGCTCGTGAACCTGCGAACGCATGAACTCGTTATGGATTTCATGGTGGAAAAAGTGGGCAATTCCGTGCATGTGCTCAATTCGATTTCTCCGGCCTTCACCAGTGCAATGAGCTTTTCCCGAATGGTAACAGTGGAATACATCGACAAGTAAAACAAATGTTTGAACCGTTTTTTCCTTTCCTCTCTCCTTGACTTGCCGCTTGGCGGGTGTATGCTTCGCGCAACTCTCTTACAGCGAGGTTGACATAATGAAACTCCCTACTTTGAAGTTTGGAGATCTCGCCGCCAAAATGCCCATCATTCAGGGTGGCATGGGTGTCGGCATCTCCCTTTCAGGTCTTGCGTCCGCAGTAGCCAATCAGGGCGGTGTGGGCGTCATCGCAACATCAATGATCGGCATGCGTGACCCGCAGCGAGCCAAGGATCCGCACGCCGCGGATATTCGCGCACTCACCGAGGAAATCCGCACGGCCCGTGAAAAAATGAACGACGGACTGCTCGGCGTGAACATCATGTGCGCGCTGACCAACTTCGCGGACATGGTCTCCACCTCCATCAAGGAGAACGTGGATATCGTCTTTTCCGGCGCCGGGCTCCCGCTCGACCTGCCGAAATACGCCCGCGAGGCATCGGATAATCTGAAGCAGGAAGTGCGCACCAAGCTGGTGCCCATCGTGTCCTCCGGACGCGCCGCCAAGATTATCTCCAAGAAGTGGCTGTCCAAGTACGGCTACCTTCCCGACGGCTTCGTGGTGGAAGGCCCCAAGGCGGGCGGCCACCTCGGCTTCAAGCCCGAGGAAATCGACAATCCGGACTACCAGCTCGAAAAGATCGTCTCCGACGTTGTCGAGACCGTGAAGCCTTTCGAGGACCAGCACGGTCGCGCCATCCCCGTCATCGCGGCGGGCGGCGTGTACAGCGGCGAAGACATCGGAAAATATCTGGCTCTGGGCGCTTCCGGCGTGCAGATGGGAACCCGCTTCGTGGCCACCGAGGAATGCGACGCGGACATCGAGTTCAAGCAGGCGTACGTCAACGCGAAGCAGGAGGACGTGGGCATCATCAAAAGCCCGGTCGGCCTGCCCGGACGCGCCATCATGAACAACTTCCTCAACTCGGTTTCCGACGGCCTGAGAAAGCCCAAGAAGTGCGTGCACAAGTGCCTGCACTCCTGCGCCGAGGAAAACTCGCCCTACTGCATCGCGCAGGCTCTGGTGAACGCATACAAGGGCAAGCTGAAACACGGCTTCGCCTTTGCGGGCGCCAACGCCTACCTCGTGGACAAGATCGTCACCGTCCAGGAGCTGATGACTTCCCTTTCCGAAGAGTTCGACAGACGCTGGAGCAGCGTCGAAGAGTTCGGAAGGGATCTGGCTAAAAAGAAATAGCCGCTTCCAAACGACACAAAAAAAGGCAGGGCCGTTCGGCCCTGCCTTTTTTGTTTGCTGTGTCATCCGCTCTATCAGACGAAGTTTCTGGCTACCTGATAGACAATCACCGCCAGCCCGTAGGCCAGTGTTGTGGAGCCGATCACGCTGAACATCGCCCAGCTCCAGCTCGACTCCCGGGCCATGGTCACCACGGTAACGAAGCACGGTGCGTAGAGGAGCACGAAGATGATCATGGCCAGCCCCGCGGCCTTGCTGAAGCCGGGGTCCGTGGACAGACGCTCGGCCAGCGGGCGCGCTTCTTCGGGGTCCACTTCGCCGAGGGAGTAGGCGGTGCCCATGGTGGACACGATGACTTCCTTAGCCGCGAATCCGCCCACCAGAGCGATGTTCACGCGCCAGTTGAAACCAGCCCACTTGGTCACGCCTTCGAGCGCGGTGCCGATCTGTCCGGCGAAGGTGCCGCGAAGGGCTTCTTCGGCCTGCTCGTTTTCGAGCGTTTCGATACGGCTTTCCAGTTCGGCGACCTGATTCTGCGCACCGGAGGCCTCGACGGTTTCAATCTTCTGCGCGATTTCGGCGCGCTGTGCTTCATAGGCTTCCACGCGATCCTGCGGCATCTGGGGGAAGGTCATAAGCGCCCAGAGCAGGATGGAGATGCCGAGGATGACGGTACCGGCCTTGCGGGCGTATTCCCAGGTGCGCTCCCAGGTGTGGATCAGCACGCCGCGCAGTGTGGGGATGCGGTACGGCGGCAGCTCCATGACGAACGGGGTGGACTCGCCCTTGATGACCGTCCAGCGCAGGATGCGCGCCACGATCAGGGCCATGGCCCACGCGGTGAGGGTGATAGTCAGCATGACGCCCGCGCCCTCTTTGGGGAAGAATGCGGCCGCAAGCATCAGGAAGACGGGCACTTTCGCGCCGCAGGTCATGTACGGGGCCACGAACAGAGTCGCCAGCTTCTCGCGCGGGCTTCTGAGCGCACGGGCGGACATGACGCCCGGCACCGCGCAACCGCCTGCTATGCCGCCGGAGACGATGAACGGCAGCACGGAGGTGCCGTGCAGGCCAAAGGTGCGGAACACGCGGTCGAGCATGTAGGCCATGCGCGCCACGTAGCCGGAGTCCTCCAGCGCGGAGATCATGAGGAACATGAACATGATCAGCGGGACGAAGCCGAGCACGCCGCCGACGCCGTCGATGATGCCGGACACGATCAGCGATTTCAGCAGCCCCTCGGGCATGATGCCGGAAACCGTATCACCCAGCCATCCGAAGAATGTTTCGAGCCAGCCCATGGGTATTTCGCCCACGGTGAAGGTCACCTTGTAGATCATGTAGATGACGCCCAGCATGATGATCGGGCCGAGGAACTTGTGAGTCAGGAAACGGTCGATGTTGTCGGACATGCTGATGCGGTCCTCGTCCAGAACCGGGTAGCGTACGACGTGTTTGACGATGCCGGCGATGAATCCGTAGCGGTAGTCCGCGATGATGGCGTCGGGCTCGGCATTGAGGGTCTTCTTGGTGTGTTCGGCGACCTTGGCGGCCATCTTTTCCAGACGCTGGGAAAGTTCGGAGTCGGCCATACGACCCTTGAGCACCACGTCCTCGTCGTGTTCAAGGTATTTGATGCCGGTCCAACGCGCGGGAACCAGATCGGTGAGCAGACCGGCCTCGGCGATCATGGATTCCATTTCCTCCAGCACGGGATCAAGGTCCGGGCCGTAGGAGATGCGAAGCGACTCCCAGTCGCCCTGATTCTCGTTGGCGTGACGCGCGGCTGCGGCAAGCAGGTCGCCTTTGCCTTCACCGGTGCGGCCCACGGTTTCCACCACAGGGCAGCCGGTCAGTTCGGAGAGCCGCTCGGTGTCGATCTCCTTGCCGCTTCTTCTGACCTCGTCCATCATGTTCAGGGCCAGCACCAACGGCACGCCCATTTCCTTTATCTGAACGGCGAGGTACAGGTTGCGCTCCAGCGCCCCAGCGTTGAGCACGTCCACCACCACTTCCGGCCGCTCTTCGGCCAGAAAGTTGCGGGCCACGAGCTCTTCCTGCGTGTATGCGGTAAGCGAGTAGGTTCCCGGCAGGTCCACGAGTTCGACATCGGTCCCCTGATGTTTCACGATGCCGGTTTTCTTTTCCACGGTGACGCCCGGCCAGTTGCCCACGTGATGCCGGGCTCCGGTGATGGCGTTGAACAGGGTCGTTTTTCCGCAGTTCGGGTTGCCTGCGATGGCTGCAGTTATCTTCTGCATGCTAGTCCTCCAGCGGCTCGACGGTGATGTGGTCCGCTTCGCTGTTTCGAAGAGTGAGGGTGAAGTCCTTGAGTCTCAGTGCCACGGGGTCCTTGAGCGGCGCCTTTCCTATGACCTTTACCTCGGTGCCGGGAATGAGGCCCATGTCACGGATTCTTCGCCCGAGCTCGCCTTGTGCGGAAACGGTCACGATCTTGAGCTTCTGGTTGACGCCTGCCTCTCGCAGACAAAATGCCTTGCCCATCTGGATCACTCCTCTCGATTCAAATGAAAATCGTTTTCAACGGTTTGACAAAAAAAAATTAATCCCCGCCGCAGTCCTGCTTCTGCTGGGGCGTGCAGCTTGAGCCGCAGCCGGAGCATCCGCAGGATCCGGAAGAGGTAGCGCTCTTGACGAAGCGCCTGATGACGAAGAACGCCGCTGCCGCAACGATCACGCCGACGATGATAATATCTGTCATATTTCCCCCAGTGGTTTTGGACGCATCCGCCGCGTCCGTCAACTAGCTTGTAGTGACGTTGAAAATCATTGTCAATGACTTTGGCGGAGAAAGTTCGGATTCTTGTTGCGAGGGGTGGAGTACGGGCATCCTGCTGAAAGTATCTTGTGATCTGGGGAAATCCCCCTGCCTGAAAATCCGTCAACTTGTGCGGTACAGGATGATTCTATATAGTCCACGCCGAAACCGAACCAAGGAGCGCTCCGTGGGCTGCTGCATGTGTGAAGAATATAAATGGGATGACCCGCAGGAGCCGATCCTGTGTCTGCTTGAGGACCGCAAGGAATACTGTCTTTTCCATGCACCGGGCGATTTGAAGGATCATGAAGCGCTTATGGATGCCGCCTGGGAGCGGGTGAACTGTGTGCTGGAAGCCAACGTCGGCCGGGGGGAAAATGATCAGATTTCATGTGATTTAAGCGGTACGGCCTTTGGTGAAGACGTGGATTTTGGCGGAATGGTCTTTTCTACAAGCGACTTCAGGGATGCCAAGTTCGGGGGGGAAGCCGACTTCATGAACGCCACGTTCGGGGGGAAAGCCAACTTCAGGAACGCCACGTTCGGGGGGAAAGCCGACTTATGGTACGCCAAGTTCGGGGGGGAGGCCAACTTCAGGTGCGCCAAGTTCGGGGGGAAAGCCTACTTCTGGAACGCCAAGTTCGGGGGGAAAGCCTACTTCAGGAACGCCAAGTTCGGGGGGGAAGCCTACTTCTGGAACACCAAGTTCGGGGGGAAAGCCTACTTCATGAACGCCACGTTTGAGGGGGAAGCCAACTTCTGGTACCCCGAGTTCGGGAGGAAAGCCTACTTCAGGAACGCCACGTTCGGGGGGGAAACCTCCTTCAGGAACGCCGAGTTCGGGGGGAAAACCTACTTCGGGAACGCCACGTTCGGGGAGAAAGCCAACTTCTGGTACGCCAAGTTCAGGGGGGAAGCCTACTTCACGAACGCCACGTTCGGGGGGGAAGCCAACTTCAGGTACGCCAAGTTCGAGAGCGAAGCTCAATTTCTTTTATCCACCTTTTCTTCTTTCATGATCGCTGACAAAACGGCCTTTGAAGATAAAACCTTGTTTGAAAAAGCCACGTTTCAAAAAAACGCCTCTTTTTCCCAGACCACATTCAAGGAAGTGTCCTTCCCTTTGTCCCGGTTTTACGAGGAGCCCGTCTTTGACCGGGCTGACCTTCGCATGGCCGAGCTGCTTGGTGCACCTGTAGAAGACTTTCGGCTCATGGCCTGCAAGCTGCCCACGCGACGCGGCAGGCGCATAACCTATGATGCGCGCAAGGTGAACGGAATTGGCTATTTTCCGCTGGACAACGTGAACACAGTTAGCACCCTAGAAGAAACTCCGCCGCCGGGGCACCTTGAAGACCTCTACCGCCGCCTGAAAAAAGTCGCCCGCCGGGAGTATGACGAGACGCTGGCCTCGGATTTCCATTATGCGGAAAAGGAGATGCAACGCCACCGAGGCTGGGACATGCTGACCAACTGCGAACGCACCCGGGAAAACAACCACGGCTTCTGTCTTCGCGACCGGGCGAGAGGGCTCGGACTCTGGCTTGTTCTATCCCTGTACCGCTTCATCAGCGGTTACGGCGAGTCGCCTCTGCGCGCCTTTGGGGCACTTATGTTGCTAGTCCTGCTCCCCGGCGCGCTCATGCACCCCCTGCCTGTTCATTTGCCGCTGTGGCTTGCCATTATCGGTTTGATGGCCTTTCCGAAGGGCTTTTTTCTCCCGTTTTGGCTTGGGGCAGCCTCTTTGTGGTTTCTTCCCCACATACCAAATTCATTGGAGAATCTGGACCTCGGCGCGAGCTGGTTGCATTTTATTCCGCTGGTGAAATTGCCAAAGGCGGCCGAATTCGACTGGCTGCCGAGGGCGCTCATGCTCTGCTCTCAGGTCGCCATCACCCTCCAGGCGGCGCTGTTCGGTTTCGCGCTGCGCAACAGGTTCCGGCGATAGGTGCGTTTTTCTTGAAACCACGACCCTTTTGTGTCAAATCTCCCGAAACGGAAAAATGCATCGAAAACAGCTTGAAAGGGGCAACGGTCATGGCTGACGAAAGCACCAAGCGGTTCCTTGAATGGATCGACGTTCTCGCCAAGGGCATCCTCGCAGGAGGCTCCCTCGGCGTCATCGCGGGATGGTTCGACCTCCTGCCCATGGCCCGCGGCGTGGCGCTCGGCGGGCTGGCCGGATGTCTGGCGGCCATCAACTTCAAGCAGCGCAGGGACGAGAAGCGCAAGAACGACAAGGACGCGTAATGCAACTCCGCGTCGTCCTCGCACTGTGCGCCACCCTCACCTTCTGGGCCTCGGCCTTTGTCGGCATTCGAGCGGCCCTGCCTGACTTCGATCCCGGCCACCTCGCCCTGCTGCGCTTCCTCTTCGCCTCGGCCGCCATGCTGGTCTACGCCTTCATCGCCAAAATCCGACTGCCGAGACTGCGCGACCTGCCCATCATCCTGCTGC is from Desulfovibrio oxyclinae DSM 11498 and encodes:
- a CDS encoding FeoA family protein; this translates as MGKAFCLREAGVNQKLKIVTVSAQGELGRRIRDMGLIPGTEVKVIGKAPLKDPVALRLKDFTLTLRNSEADHITVEPLED
- a CDS encoding FeoB-associated Cys-rich membrane protein, producing the protein MTDIIIVGVIVAAAAFFVIRRFVKSATSSGSCGCSGCGSSCTPQQKQDCGGD
- a CDS encoding pentapeptide repeat-containing protein, coding for MCEEYKWDDPQEPILCLLEDRKEYCLFHAPGDLKDHEALMDAAWERVNCVLEANVGRGENDQISCDLSGTAFGEDVDFGGMVFSTSDFRDAKFGGEADFMNATFGGKANFRNATFGGKADLWYAKFGGEANFRCAKFGGKAYFWNAKFGGKAYFRNAKFGGEAYFWNTKFGGKAYFMNATFEGEANFWYPEFGRKAYFRNATFGGETSFRNAEFGGKTYFGNATFGEKANFWYAKFRGEAYFTNATFGGEANFRYAKFESEAQFLLSTFSSFMIADKTAFEDKTLFEKATFQKNASFSQTTFKEVSFPLSRFYEEPVFDRADLRMAELLGAPVEDFRLMACKLPTRRGRRITYDARKVNGIGYFPLDNVNTVSTLEETPPPGHLEDLYRRLKKVARREYDETLASDFHYAEKEMQRHRGWDMLTNCERTRENNHGFCLRDRARGLGLWLVLSLYRFISGYGESPLRAFGALMLLVLLPGALMHPLPVHLPLWLAIIGLMAFPKGFFLPFWLGAASLWFLPHIPNSLENLDLGASWLHFIPLVKLPKAAEFDWLPRALMLCSQVAITLQAALFGFALRNRFRR